A single window of Periophthalmus magnuspinnatus isolate fPerMag1 chromosome 22, fPerMag1.2.pri, whole genome shotgun sequence DNA harbors:
- the LOC117390270 gene encoding heterogeneous nuclear ribonucleoprotein Q isoform X2, which produces MATEHINGNGPEDPMDTSAAVTHSEHFQTLLEAGLPQKVAEKLDEIYLAGLVSHSDLDDRAIEALKEFNEEGALQVLLQFKDSDLSHVQNKSAFLCGVMKTYRQREKQGTKVSDTIKGPDEAKIKALLERTGYTLDVTTGQRKYGGPPPECAHSGTQPSVGTEIFVGKIPRDLFEDELVPLFEKAGPIWDLRLMMDPFSGLNRGYAFVTFCTKEAAQQAVKLCNNNEIRPGKQIGVCISVANNRLFVGSIPKSKTKEQIVEEFAKVTEGLNDVILYHQPDDKKKNRGFCFLEYEDHKTAAQARRRLMSGKVKVWGNVVTVEWADPIEDPDPEVMAKVKVLFVRNLASTVTEEILEKTFSQFGKLERVKKLKDYAFIHFEERDGAVKALADLNGKELEGEHIEIVFAKPPDQKRKERKAQRQAAKTQMYDDYYYYMPPHMAPPTRGRGRGGRGGYTYPHDYYCYEDYYDYYGYDYHNYRGGYDDPYYGYEDFQGSGRGRGARGGIRGTTSQTRGRAVVTRGRMGFSQRGGPGTTRGKRGRARS; this is translated from the exons ATGGCCACAGAGCATATAAATGGAAATGGTCCAGAAGATCCAATGGACACCTCTGCTGCAGTTACCCATTCTGAGCACTTCCAGACTTTATTAGAAGCTGGTTTACCACAGAAAGTTGCTGAAAAACTAGATGAAATTTACCTAGCAG gTTTGGTGTCTCACAGTGATCTTGATGATCGAGCTATTGAGGCTCTGAAAGAATTCAACGAAGAAGGTGCTCTTCAAGTATTGTTACAGTTTAAGGACAGTGACCTCTCACATGTTCAG AACAAAAGTGCCTTTCTTTGTGGCGTGATGAAGAcctacagacagagagagaaacaggggaCCAAAGTGTCGGACACTATTAAAGGACCAGATGAAGCAAAAATTAAA GCTCTACTGGAAAGGACTGGCTACACACTTGACGTGACAACAGGCCAGCGAAAGTATGGAGGTCCCCCACCAGAGTGTGCTCACTCTGGCACACAGCCCTCTGTTGGTACAGAG ATTTTTGTAGGCAAAATCCCCAGAGACCTTTTTGAGGATGAGCTTGTTCCACTCTTTGAAAAAGCTGGCCCCATCTGGGACCTGCGTCTTATGATGGATCCTTTCAGTGGCCTGAACCGAGGCTATGCCTTTGTCACTTTCTGCACTAAAGAAGCCGCACAGCAAGCTGTCAAATTG tgcaataataatgaaatacgACCAGGAAAACAAATCGGAGTGTGTATCTCTGTGGCCAATAACAGGCTTTTTGTTGGGTCTATTCCtaagagtaaaacaaaagaGCAGATTGTTGAAGAATTTGCAAAAGTCACAG AGGGCCTAAATGATGTCATTTTGTACCACCAACCGGATGATAAGAAGAAGAACCGAGGCTTTTGTTTTCTGGAGTATGAGGACCATAAGACGGCTGCACAAGCACGCCGGAGACTTATGAGCGGCAAAGTTAAGGTGTGGGGAAATGTGGTCACAGTAGAATGGGCTGACCCTATTGAGGACCCAGATCCTGAAGTCATGGCCAAG GTTAAGGTGCTGTTTGTTAGAAATCTGGCTAGCACTGTTACAGAAGAGATACTTGAAAAGactttcagtcagtttggcaaACTGGAACGTGTGAAAAAGCTTAAGGATTACGCATTCATCCACTTTGAAGAAAGGGATGGTGCTGTGAAG GCTCTGGCTGATTTGAATGGAAAAGAACTTGAGGGGGAGCATATTGAAATTGTCTTCGCAAAACCCCCTGATCAGAAGAGAAAAGAGCGTAAAGCTCAAAGACAAGCTGCCAAAACACAAAT GTATgatgattactactactatatgcCTCCCCACATGGCCCCACCCACCAGGGGCAGAGGGCGAGGTGGACGAGGCGGTTACACATACCCTCAcgattattattgttatgaagACTACTATGATTACTATGGATATGACTATCATAACTACCGTGGAGGCTATGATGACCCATATTATGGATATGAAGACTTCCAAGGGTCTGGGAGAGGCCGGGGAGCTCGAGGGGGAATTCGAGGAACCACCAGTCAAACACGCGGCCGTGCGGTTGTTACACGTGGCCGCATGGGATTCTCTCAACGAGGTGGGCCTGGAACTACCCGAG GGAAGCGAGGCCGGGCACGCTCCTGA
- the LOC117390270 gene encoding heterogeneous nuclear ribonucleoprotein Q isoform X3 — protein sequence MKTYRQREKQGTKVSDTIKGPDEAKIKALLERTGYTLDVTTGQRKYGGPPPECAHSGTQPSVGTEIFVGKIPRDLFEDELVPLFEKAGPIWDLRLMMDPFSGLNRGYAFVTFCTKEAAQQAVKLCNNNEIRPGKQIGVCISVANNRLFVGSIPKSKTKEQIVEEFAKVTEGLNDVILYHQPDDKKKNRGFCFLEYEDHKTAAQARRRLMSGKVKVWGNVVTVEWADPIEDPDPEVMAKVKVLFVRNLASTVTEEILEKTFSQFGKLERVKKLKDYAFIHFEERDGAVKALADLNGKELEGEHIEIVFAKPPDQKRKERKAQRQAAKTQMYDDYYYYMPPHMAPPTRGRGRGGRGGYTYPHDYYCYEDYYDYYGYDYHNYRGGYDDPYYGYEDFQGSGRGRGARGGIRGTTSQTRGRAVVTRGRMGFSQRGGPGTTRAGKRGRARS from the exons ATGAAGAcctacagacagagagagaaacaggggaCCAAAGTGTCGGACACTATTAAAGGACCAGATGAAGCAAAAATTAAA GCTCTACTGGAAAGGACTGGCTACACACTTGACGTGACAACAGGCCAGCGAAAGTATGGAGGTCCCCCACCAGAGTGTGCTCACTCTGGCACACAGCCCTCTGTTGGTACAGAG ATTTTTGTAGGCAAAATCCCCAGAGACCTTTTTGAGGATGAGCTTGTTCCACTCTTTGAAAAAGCTGGCCCCATCTGGGACCTGCGTCTTATGATGGATCCTTTCAGTGGCCTGAACCGAGGCTATGCCTTTGTCACTTTCTGCACTAAAGAAGCCGCACAGCAAGCTGTCAAATTG tgcaataataatgaaatacgACCAGGAAAACAAATCGGAGTGTGTATCTCTGTGGCCAATAACAGGCTTTTTGTTGGGTCTATTCCtaagagtaaaacaaaagaGCAGATTGTTGAAGAATTTGCAAAAGTCACAG AGGGCCTAAATGATGTCATTTTGTACCACCAACCGGATGATAAGAAGAAGAACCGAGGCTTTTGTTTTCTGGAGTATGAGGACCATAAGACGGCTGCACAAGCACGCCGGAGACTTATGAGCGGCAAAGTTAAGGTGTGGGGAAATGTGGTCACAGTAGAATGGGCTGACCCTATTGAGGACCCAGATCCTGAAGTCATGGCCAAG GTTAAGGTGCTGTTTGTTAGAAATCTGGCTAGCACTGTTACAGAAGAGATACTTGAAAAGactttcagtcagtttggcaaACTGGAACGTGTGAAAAAGCTTAAGGATTACGCATTCATCCACTTTGAAGAAAGGGATGGTGCTGTGAAG GCTCTGGCTGATTTGAATGGAAAAGAACTTGAGGGGGAGCATATTGAAATTGTCTTCGCAAAACCCCCTGATCAGAAGAGAAAAGAGCGTAAAGCTCAAAGACAAGCTGCCAAAACACAAAT GTATgatgattactactactatatgcCTCCCCACATGGCCCCACCCACCAGGGGCAGAGGGCGAGGTGGACGAGGCGGTTACACATACCCTCAcgattattattgttatgaagACTACTATGATTACTATGGATATGACTATCATAACTACCGTGGAGGCTATGATGACCCATATTATGGATATGAAGACTTCCAAGGGTCTGGGAGAGGCCGGGGAGCTCGAGGGGGAATTCGAGGAACCACCAGTCAAACACGCGGCCGTGCGGTTGTTACACGTGGCCGCATGGGATTCTCTCAACGAGGTGGGCCTGGAACTACCCGAG CAGGGAAGCGAGGCCGGGCACGCTCCTGA
- the LOC117390270 gene encoding heterogeneous nuclear ribonucleoprotein Q isoform X1, producing the protein MATEHINGNGPEDPMDTSAAVTHSEHFQTLLEAGLPQKVAEKLDEIYLAGLVSHSDLDDRAIEALKEFNEEGALQVLLQFKDSDLSHVQNKSAFLCGVMKTYRQREKQGTKVSDTIKGPDEAKIKALLERTGYTLDVTTGQRKYGGPPPECAHSGTQPSVGTEIFVGKIPRDLFEDELVPLFEKAGPIWDLRLMMDPFSGLNRGYAFVTFCTKEAAQQAVKLCNNNEIRPGKQIGVCISVANNRLFVGSIPKSKTKEQIVEEFAKVTEGLNDVILYHQPDDKKKNRGFCFLEYEDHKTAAQARRRLMSGKVKVWGNVVTVEWADPIEDPDPEVMAKVKVLFVRNLASTVTEEILEKTFSQFGKLERVKKLKDYAFIHFEERDGAVKALADLNGKELEGEHIEIVFAKPPDQKRKERKAQRQAAKTQMYDDYYYYMPPHMAPPTRGRGRGGRGGYTYPHDYYCYEDYYDYYGYDYHNYRGGYDDPYYGYEDFQGSGRGRGARGGIRGTTSQTRGRAVVTRGRMGFSQRGGPGTTRAGKRGRARS; encoded by the exons ATGGCCACAGAGCATATAAATGGAAATGGTCCAGAAGATCCAATGGACACCTCTGCTGCAGTTACCCATTCTGAGCACTTCCAGACTTTATTAGAAGCTGGTTTACCACAGAAAGTTGCTGAAAAACTAGATGAAATTTACCTAGCAG gTTTGGTGTCTCACAGTGATCTTGATGATCGAGCTATTGAGGCTCTGAAAGAATTCAACGAAGAAGGTGCTCTTCAAGTATTGTTACAGTTTAAGGACAGTGACCTCTCACATGTTCAG AACAAAAGTGCCTTTCTTTGTGGCGTGATGAAGAcctacagacagagagagaaacaggggaCCAAAGTGTCGGACACTATTAAAGGACCAGATGAAGCAAAAATTAAA GCTCTACTGGAAAGGACTGGCTACACACTTGACGTGACAACAGGCCAGCGAAAGTATGGAGGTCCCCCACCAGAGTGTGCTCACTCTGGCACACAGCCCTCTGTTGGTACAGAG ATTTTTGTAGGCAAAATCCCCAGAGACCTTTTTGAGGATGAGCTTGTTCCACTCTTTGAAAAAGCTGGCCCCATCTGGGACCTGCGTCTTATGATGGATCCTTTCAGTGGCCTGAACCGAGGCTATGCCTTTGTCACTTTCTGCACTAAAGAAGCCGCACAGCAAGCTGTCAAATTG tgcaataataatgaaatacgACCAGGAAAACAAATCGGAGTGTGTATCTCTGTGGCCAATAACAGGCTTTTTGTTGGGTCTATTCCtaagagtaaaacaaaagaGCAGATTGTTGAAGAATTTGCAAAAGTCACAG AGGGCCTAAATGATGTCATTTTGTACCACCAACCGGATGATAAGAAGAAGAACCGAGGCTTTTGTTTTCTGGAGTATGAGGACCATAAGACGGCTGCACAAGCACGCCGGAGACTTATGAGCGGCAAAGTTAAGGTGTGGGGAAATGTGGTCACAGTAGAATGGGCTGACCCTATTGAGGACCCAGATCCTGAAGTCATGGCCAAG GTTAAGGTGCTGTTTGTTAGAAATCTGGCTAGCACTGTTACAGAAGAGATACTTGAAAAGactttcagtcagtttggcaaACTGGAACGTGTGAAAAAGCTTAAGGATTACGCATTCATCCACTTTGAAGAAAGGGATGGTGCTGTGAAG GCTCTGGCTGATTTGAATGGAAAAGAACTTGAGGGGGAGCATATTGAAATTGTCTTCGCAAAACCCCCTGATCAGAAGAGAAAAGAGCGTAAAGCTCAAAGACAAGCTGCCAAAACACAAAT GTATgatgattactactactatatgcCTCCCCACATGGCCCCACCCACCAGGGGCAGAGGGCGAGGTGGACGAGGCGGTTACACATACCCTCAcgattattattgttatgaagACTACTATGATTACTATGGATATGACTATCATAACTACCGTGGAGGCTATGATGACCCATATTATGGATATGAAGACTTCCAAGGGTCTGGGAGAGGCCGGGGAGCTCGAGGGGGAATTCGAGGAACCACCAGTCAAACACGCGGCCGTGCGGTTGTTACACGTGGCCGCATGGGATTCTCTCAACGAGGTGGGCCTGGAACTACCCGAG CAGGGAAGCGAGGCCGGGCACGCTCCTGA